A single Micromonospora luteifusca DNA region contains:
- a CDS encoding Na+/H+ antiporter subunit D gives MSTLVPLPVVVPLLGAALTLLLARQPRLQRTISVLCLSGTLTVAVLLLVQAYRYGPVVVAVGAWPAPIGIVLVADQLAALMVVVSSAVTLCVLLYSIGQGRSETSETTPVVIFHPTYLVLTAGVTNAFLAGDLFNLFVGFEILLAASFVLITLGGTETRIRTGSTYVVVSILSSMVFLTAVGLVYAATGTLNLAQLAQRLDDLPDGVRLALELTLLLAFAIKAAVFPLSAWLPDSYPTAPAPVTAVFAGLLTKVGVYAIIRTETLLFPGGQADVLLMVVAGLTMVIGILGAVAQSDLKRLFSFTLVSHIGYMIFGVALSTAAGLSGAIFYVVHHITIQTTLFLVAGLVEVRAGSTDLRRIGGLARVAPLLGVLFFVPAMNLAGVPPFSGFLGKLGLLQAGVAAGGTLPWVLVAAGTLTSLLTLYVASRVWNIAFWRASRLATSEPSVPLPKLMVGATVALVAFGLALTVLAGPLFDVTADAAADLRLRTPYVRAVLPSGVP, from the coding sequence ATGAGCACGCTGGTGCCGCTGCCGGTGGTGGTGCCGCTGCTCGGCGCGGCGTTGACCCTGCTGCTGGCCCGGCAGCCCCGGCTTCAGCGGACCATCAGCGTGCTCTGCCTGAGCGGCACTCTCACGGTGGCGGTGCTGCTGCTGGTGCAGGCGTACCGGTACGGGCCGGTGGTCGTGGCGGTCGGGGCGTGGCCGGCGCCGATCGGCATCGTGCTGGTCGCCGATCAACTCGCCGCGCTGATGGTGGTGGTCTCGTCGGCGGTCACCCTCTGCGTGCTGCTGTACTCGATCGGGCAGGGTCGCAGTGAGACGAGCGAGACCACGCCGGTGGTCATCTTCCACCCGACGTACCTGGTGCTCACCGCGGGCGTCACCAACGCGTTCCTCGCCGGTGACCTGTTCAATCTCTTCGTCGGCTTCGAGATCCTGTTGGCCGCCAGCTTCGTGCTGATCACCCTGGGCGGCACGGAGACCCGGATCCGGACCGGATCGACGTACGTGGTGGTCAGCATCCTCTCCTCGATGGTCTTCCTGACGGCGGTGGGCCTGGTGTACGCGGCCACGGGCACGCTCAACCTGGCCCAGCTCGCCCAGCGCCTCGACGACCTGCCCGACGGCGTCCGACTGGCCCTGGAGCTGACGTTGCTCCTGGCCTTTGCGATCAAGGCGGCGGTCTTCCCGCTGTCGGCGTGGCTACCGGACAGCTATCCCACCGCGCCCGCCCCGGTCACCGCCGTCTTCGCGGGTCTGCTCACCAAGGTCGGCGTCTACGCGATCATCCGTACCGAGACGTTGCTGTTTCCCGGTGGGCAGGCCGACGTGCTGCTCATGGTCGTCGCCGGGCTGACCATGGTGATCGGCATCCTCGGCGCGGTGGCCCAGTCCGATCTGAAGCGGCTCTTCTCGTTCACCCTGGTCAGTCACATCGGCTACATGATCTTCGGCGTGGCGTTGAGCACCGCCGCCGGGCTCTCCGGCGCGATCTTCTACGTGGTGCACCACATCACCATCCAGACCACGCTGTTCCTCGTCGCCGGGCTGGTCGAGGTGCGCGCCGGCAGCACCGACCTGCGCCGCATCGGCGGGTTGGCCCGGGTGGCGCCGCTCCTCGGTGTCCTGTTCTTCGTCCCGGCCATGAACCTCGCCGGGGTGCCGCCGTTCTCCGGTTTCCTCGGCAAGCTCGGTCTGCTCCAGGCCGGGGTGGCGGCCGGCGGGACGCTGCCCTGGGTGCTGGTCGCGGCTGGCACGCTGACCAGCCTGCTCACCCTCTACGTGGCGTCGCGGGTGTGGAACATCGCCTTCTGGCGCGCATCCCGGCTGGCCACCAGTGAGCCGTCCGTCCCGCTGCCGAAGCTGATGGTCGGTGCGACGGTGGCCCTGGTCGCCTTCGGGTTGGCGCTGACCGTGCTGGCTGGTCCGCTCTTCGATGTCACCGCCGATGCGGCCGCCGACCTGCGACTGCGTACCCCGTACGTCCGTGCCGTGCTGCCGTCGGGCGTGCCGTGA